The Stigmatella aurantiaca DW4/3-1 genome contains the following window.
TCGGGCTCGGTGACAGGCCCGGAGAGCCGTGCCGAGCCGTGCTGGACGAGCTGGGTGGTGAGTGTCTCCATCCAGTCCGGATCCTCCAGCCGCACCTCGTCATGTCTGCGTGGCAGCAGCATCAGTGCAAGGCGGCGGTCAGTGGGAGGCAAGGAGCAATAGGGATTGGTCGTCTTCATGCTCTCGGCGCGGATTCCCGATCCGCGGGGCCAGAGAAGGCCCATGAGCGCGGAGAAGCGCCACGCTGCCCGGTCGCCAGGAACCGCTTCCGGGTATCCCAGCGCGGCCTCCAGCGTGTCGTTGCCGCTCTCGCGGCTGGCGATCAGCCGAAGATCGAGCTCGATTCCCAGCCGTGCCTCTTCGGCATCCCAGTCCGCGAGGATCCGCGAGAGCAGCGCATCTGTTGCAAGTGAACTGCCTGGGCGCAGCGGCCTGGCAAAGATCGCCGCCACCACGGGCTGGTTGACCACGAAGCCACGCTCCGCGAGCATGCGGCGCAAGGCATGTGAACGCTGGCTCAACGCCTGATGGCCTCCCGATGCGCGTGTTTCCTCCACCGCCCGGGCAAGCGCCTCGTCCCGAGGGCCGCGGCTGCCAGTGATACGTCCCAGCAACTCCCGGAGTTGGGTGTCGATCTCCTCGAAATCAGAGGGAGCCAGGATGGACTCGAGCAGATCGAAGAAGCGCCGGGGATCTTCGCCATAGCGTGCCAGGAATGCCTCGATCACGGCAGCTCCCCCCAGGGCGGCCTCGGTCAGCCAGATCCGCGAGCTGTCTTTCGCGCCTTCGGCATCCAGCTCGAGCAGGAGATCTCCCGCGTCGATCTGGGCACACAGCAGCTGGAGGGTCCCCAAGCAGGCCGTGCCCAGCGTGGCCCTGACGCGCCGCCGCAGCCAGGGTTCCCAGGAGGCGTCCGGCGGGGCCCATAGAACGCGCGCCGCATCGTTCAGCGCCGCCAGCACCGAAGGGCCATCCAGCAGATCGACGAGCGCTTGGTGGCGACGGGAGCGCAGGAGGTTGCCGGGAGCCTCGTCATCGGTGTCATCCTCGCCGGTGAGGTTGTCTCCGGCGGGCAGGGCCATGAAGAGCGTGTCGAGCGCCTTCCCAAGCAGCACCCCCTCTTGGCCACGGAGCCGCTCTTGCGCTTGCTCCAGGGTACTTCCACTGCTCAGCGCCTCCAACGCCAAGGCCGAGAGGTAGGCATCCCCCAGCCAGTCGCGCTGGAAGCGATTCGCCAGCCCGTCGAGCCGCTCATCTTCTTGCAGGCGATGGTGGAAGAGGGCGGGGCGCAGGCCGCGCATCAACTCCGGATCGGTTGCGCAGAGGGGCGCGAGCGGCTCGGGAAGGTTCAGCCCAATCTCCAGCGCGTCAACCTCGGCGTTGAAGCCCAGGGCTGCTGGCTCCATCCGGCCGTTCGCTGCTTGCCGTTCGAAGGTCACCTTTCCTTCGAATTCCTCTCCTCCCTCCAGTTTGAGCGACACGTTTATCGCGGGCGCGTAGCGAGTGAGTTCCACCGGCTGCGAGAGCGCGTGGGTGTGGACTTTCAAGCAGGTGATCAACTCCCTCCACTGCGAGTGGCGGGGCAGGTCGAGTTCAAGCCCATCAGCAGTGGGACGCAGGGCGGTGAGCCACTGGAGAAATGCATTCGAAGAAGAGAGGACCTCCGAAGGGGGTTCGCTTGTCGTGAGTTGGAGCGGCCGCACCACGGCCACTTCTTCTGCCGCGCCCGGTACCGGAAACCGGCCGAGATCCAGGGCGTGCTCTGGTCCGCAGAAATCCTCCAGCCGGAGACTGCCTCCACCCCGGGGAACGGGGATCCAATTCCGCTGCTGGATGTGCTCGATGCTGAAGCGGTGTGAGACGTGTCCCGGCGCGAACTCACGGAGCGATTGATCGATGGGCATCCATTCGGGGCGGTTGCGGAACCGGTTCTTCAGGAGGATCTCCACCTCGGGAATGTTGAGGTCGCCGAAGAGCGTGGCAGGGATGAACTCTGGCAGCGGAACCTTCTTTGTGAAGCCCTCCGTCGATTCCACCAGATGGGTGGAAGCCACCCGCCAGTTGCGCTCCAACTGGCGCAACCAAGTAGGAATCACGGATGTGAGCAGGGCGCGAGGGGGGTCCCAGAGGAGTGCTTGGGCGGTGGAGTCGTCCAGGTGCAGCGCATCCTGCAGATAGCCCTTGAAGCGCTCGCGCTCGCGCTGATCCTCCAGCAGGGCCCGGAGGCACTTGACGGCGGCCTGCTGACGCTTCTGCTTTTCCGGGCCGTCGCTTGGAGCGGTGAGGTCCGACCACGGGTCGATCCGCCGGTCCGTGTATGACAGCCAGTCGAGCAGGACGTAGGTGGCCTGCATCTTCAGGACATGCCGGTTTCCGATGGGAAGAGAGCGGGGGGGCAGTTCGGGCGAGAAGAGCTGCTCGTAGCTCCGGTAAGCGGTCCGGTCTCGTCCGAAGTCCGAGAGGACGACGAGGGTCCACGGCCGCATGACATGGGAACGGCCGGCACGGCCCTTCCGTTGCAAGAAGGCGGCGGAACTCAGGGGGGCCTTGTGCTGCACGACCGCCCCAACGTGTGGGTCATCGAATCCCACCTCAAGAGACGAGGTCGCCACGACGATCTCCGCCTTCCGGTCGATCCCTCGGTCCAGAGAGCTCACCCGTTCCACTGGAACGCGGGCGCCGGGCGCCAGGGAGTGGCCGATCCACTCGGCGATGTCCCACGATTGGCCATCGGCCAGACGCGCTGTGTGCTCGGGGTGAGCGCGAGCACGCAGGGTGGCCAGCGAGCCCCAAGGGCTGCGCTTGTTGGGCTCCCCACTCCGCTTCCAGCCCTCGGCATCCTGCGTGTCGAAGAAGAGGCGGTTATTGACGTCGAGGTTGTCTGTGAAGGCGAACACCTTGCTGCCGTAGGCCTCGGGCGTACTTCCGGTGGGCTCGAGCGCCCGCCGCATGAGCATGACTGTCTGAATGGAGGTGGACAGCAGGCTCGCGCCGGAAACGGGATCCCCACGGAGCGCCACCAGGTATTCCATCCCCTTGTAGATGAACTCAGACGGCTCCGGGATCGCCGCGACAACCTCACCCCGCTTCACGCCGGTCAAGTCAGCGAAGAAGCGTTCCGGATCGGCAAGGGTGGCGGACAGACCCACGAAGTGGGGCTTTGCTCCCGTGAGCTTCTGCCAGCGCCGGAGCAGGAGTGCCACCTGCGCACCGTGGATGCCCTCGTACGTATGGACCTCGTCGAGCAGCACGAGCCGCGGCAGCTGCTCCTCGGGAACCCCGAACCCGAACAGCTTGCCAAAGGTGGCCATCCGCCTGTTGAGCATTTCGGTGGTGGTGAACAGCAGGTCCGGAGGCTCGGCGATCATGCGCTTGCGTGTGATGCGCAGGGACTGCGGCCCCAGGGTGAAGCCACAGGATTCGCAGGAGAGCCGCTCCGTGCCATGGTGGATGTCTGAGAGGGCCCACAGCAGCCGGTGGCGGCACTGGGGGCAATCGCTCAGGGGACAACGGAGCGCGTTCTTCTCCGCCACCGGCTCCCATGCATCCATGTACTTTTTGTTCCGCAGCGCTTCCGTCGAGAGATCTTCCGCGTCCCAGGGGACATCTCCGTACAGGACACCGATCGACAGGCATGCGCTCTTGTCCTTGGAAAGCACTGGGTTGATGCGAGCCACCTGGCCCAGTGACTCGCGCAGTTGGTCCTTCAGCAACTCATTGCGTGGGTAGAGCGCCATGCACTTTGTCCAGGGGTGTCCATCGATCCAGCTGGACATCGCAGTGAACGCCGGCAGGTAAAACGCGTGCGTTTTCCCACTGCCAGTTCCTGCGCAGACGATGGTGCCTGAGGCACGCCGGGAAGCAGCCCGGCTGAGGATGGACTTTGTCGCGGCGAGCTGGAAGCCCGCCAGCCTCATCGGCTCCTTCGAGTCGATTCGGAGCAAGGCCCGAAGCACCGCTTGCTGCCGCTCGCTGAGCCCTTTGAGTTCATCGAGAACCTTTTGGGGCTCAAGTGTTCGAGCAGGGAAGGCACGAGGACGGAGCAACAGGCGGAAGTCCGCCACCAACGGCTTCGCGCTTCGCCATCGCTTCTGTGGGTCGCCGGGAAAGATCTGCCGCAGCCGGGCGAGCAGCCGGAGCGTCTCCGCCATTCGCGAGCGGTACTGGCCTGCCTCGGCGTGGTTTGGCACGTTCCAGAGAAGGCGCTTCTCCTCAAGCCAGGCGAGAAGCTCATCCGGAGTGTTGAATCCGGCGGACGGGTTCTTGGAGAGGAAGCTGGATGCATTTTGCAAGAGCTCCTCGCGGGTGAAATAGCTGTCGACAATTCCCCACGACAGGAGCGCCGCTTCGGCTCGCTCCAGCTCACCCAGGAACTCCAGGCCGTGGTGCTGTCGCGCGTCACGGCTCATGGACACCTGACGCGACGCGTCGCTTCGTGCCAATGCATTCGGCTCCCGCTTTTGCTCCGTGGTCGGTCGGCCCGGACCCCCGTCCACCATACCTACCACGTTCTTGGCCTTCGTCACACCCCCCTGGGGTGTGTCAGGGCCCATGACCGGTGGGATCGGAGCGGGCCCAGTCCATGGACTTGAAGAGCGTGTGGTTCATCATCAACGCACCACAGGGACTCTGCGTTTCGAGCATGCGCTCGCCGCGCATGGCACTGCGCACCCATCCGCGCACGAGAGGTCGCCCCTCCGTCGTGCGTACCCAGACGTCGAGGTCGAAACTGAGCTCCACGACGGTGATGGGGATGGGGGCGGTCCGGAGGGAGTGAATCAGCATCCGTTCGAATCCGGCGTTGGATGACTCGTGCTCGTCCCAGGTGCGCTCGGGCACGGGAAGCGGTTGGGATTCTGGCGGTCCACCGAAGAAAGCCTTTCGGACGCGGGCGAGAGGCCGGAGTGCCTCCACGAGTTGCGAAAGCTGCTCTGCACTCTACGCATTGAGGACCGGAGCATCGTCGCGTTCCGGTCGGCTCCGCGGTTCCCAGATCCAACTCGCTGCAGAGGAATGGTTGCGCCAGGTGTCCATCACGGGGTCGATGGTTGGATTGTCTCGTGAGGAGTTCACTTCATCACCTCTTGGGAGTGCACCTTGAAGCGGGGCCCGCGCTCGAGCACCACGCGGACAACCTCCCCGTGGGAGTCTTTGTAGAGAATCTCCACCCAGCGAGTGACATGCGGTGTGGATGTCAAGCTCCTAACAGTGGGAGCGAGTGGACCCTCTGTTGCCAGTGGCCAAGAAGAAGGAGCTTGGGCGAGGCCGACCTCGGGCAAACGACCGGGCCGCACTGGAAGCCAGCGTCGTTGTGCAGCGGACTGGAATCCCTTGGGAAATGCTTCCGGCGAAGCAGTTTGGTCTGTCGGGAATGACCGCCTGGCGGCGCTTGGAGCAATGGACGCGTGCCGGGGTGTTTGAGCCATTGCAGCGCGTGCTCCTGGACGAACTGGAACATTGGGGAAAGGTGGACCGCAACCGCGCATCGATCGACTCTTCAGCCGTTCTATCCAGGAGGAGGTGTCCGCCCTCTCTGCCCAGGAGCTCACCCCCCGTGCTCGAGCTAACCGGAGCCTGGGACGGTCGCTCCTGGAGGCCAGGCTGCACCCTTCGCGATTCTTCCTGGCCCTGAGAGACATCCGTGCCGGGCGCCCCCTCTACCAGAGGGGTGCGTAAGTCAGAGGAAGGAGCCTCGGGTGGGGGGCCACCCGTGGGTGGCCGTTGGCTCGAACCTGTAGGGCAAGCAGACAGGATGGGACCCTTCGCCTCCGACGACCTCCCCGTGGCGTCTTCATGCTCCGGGGTGGGGTGAGAGGGGACCGTGTCTGCGCAGAGTGGGGGCCGTGACGACCCCCTGGGCTCCTGCGGGGGTGGAAGGCCTGCAAGTAGGTGCGCATCGCTCGCCTGGAGCAAGGCGGGCAGTTCCCGGCGCAGGGGCTGCGCGTCCTTGGCAGCCAAGGCGTGCAGCGCACAGAGTGCCCACTGCCGAGTGGCCTGCGCATTCAGGTGCGGCCTCAGCCGCCGAGCCATTTCCCGGTACGAGCGCTCCAGTGATTGCAGCAACAGGGCCTGTCCGGGACGGTCCACCGCGCGGGCTGCTTGCCTCAGCAACGCGAACTCCAGCTCCACCCACCTGCCGGGGTTGTCGCCCCAGCGGGCCTCCTCCGCCAACTCGAAGCACAGGCCTGCCAGCGTGTCCAAGTCCCTGGCAGAGGCCTGCTGGCAACACGCCGCCAGCAGTTCCACAGCCGTCTCTCGCTTGAGGGCCAGAAAACCCTCCAGCAGCTTCCGTCTGTCCGGTTGAGCGACGCCCGGGCCCTCCAGCACCACCCCCAGGTTCTCCAGGGTCACCGCCCCCTCCAAGGGGAGGGCTCGGCTGCGGCGGCCTGGGTGCTGCTCAATCAATGCTCTGGCGGCCAGGCGCTTCAGTGCTTCACGGACGGTGCTGCGTGAAAGGCCGTAGTGCTTGGCCAGAGTGTTTTCTGAGGGAAGCAATCCATCCTGGGGCAGCAGGCCGTGCGAAATCATCCGCTCCAGGTCCTGCTCCACTCGTCCGACGAGCCCCGACCATTCCATGTCCCGCCCCCCTGCTTGTTTCAGGCTGGGCCATCACACCACCTGGGGCTGACAGGGTGGGGGGAGCTTGCCCCGCTTGGGAGACTCTCCCTCACTTCTCATGGATGACGCAGCCAGAAGCCACACGCCGCCGCAGCCAATCAACGCTGGCGCGCCTGTACATTTGACGCTTGAGGAACTTGAGCCTCGTGCATTCAGAGTTCGATCCGGGATGCCTTTTTATCGACCAGCGGATGTCCGTGCTCCACCGCCAGAAGCGTCTGCGCGTGCGCGATAAGAGGCGCGACGATGTCCACTTCGGCCTCCTTGTTCTGAGCTGCTGCCTGATATTCTTCCGGAACCTTAAACCTTATTTTTGTTAGGAGCTCGTAGTGGAGTCCGCCGCGACGCGAAAGCGGCGCTCTGAAAAGGCTGTGCAGAGGCACCGAAGCACTCTCAAAAGTGCGAAACTCGAACATGGTGCGCTCAAGGAGCGAGGAGGACGTTGTCAGCCGACCGAGAGCACTGTGCTTCCGAGCTTGTGGCCGGACGCCACCTCGCGGTACGCGTCTGCGATCTGCGCAAAGGCCAGGACCCTGCCAACTGTCGGCCTGAGCGCGCCTCGATCGGCCAAACGAACGAGCTGCTCCATCGGATCTTCCACCGGTGCCGCCCCGGCAACGACGATCCTCTTGTCGCTCGTCATGGCGACCCACGGCGCGCGGAGCCCATCGGCCAGTGTACCGTTGACCAGAAGAAGCCGGCCATTCGGGCGAAGCACGGATTTCACTCGCCCGTAGGTCGCCGTCCCCGCGGTGTCCAGGATGACCTCCCAAGATCGGCCGACCTTGGCGAAGTCATCGCGGGTGTAGTCGACGACTTCATCGGCGCCGAGCGTCTTGGCGAGTTCCGTGTGTTCGGTCCGGCAGACCGCTGTGACGCGTGCGCCGAGGTGCTTGGAGATCTGGACCGCCGCGCTTCCAACGGCACCCGTGGCACCGTTCACGAGTACCTCGGCGCCGGGAGCGAGCTTGGCCGCGGCGAGGAACGAGAGGCTCGTCACCCCACCGAACGGGAGGGAGGCCGCCTCTTCGAAGCTCAGATTCTCTGGCTTCTTCGCGAGCCCTCTCGCCTCCGGTACCAGGACGTACTCGGCATGCGTTCCGAAGCGGAGCCCCGTCTGCCCCACCACGGCGTCACCGACGTCGAAGCGCGTGGTGCCGGGGCCGAGCGCCGTGACCACGCCGGCGAAGTCGTTTCCGAGAACCGTGTGACGCGGCGTGAAGTAGCCGAACCGAGCCCCAGCGACGAGGCGAACACCGCCAGGAAACGTGTTGGTCAATGCGCGCCAATCGGCAGCGGACACCGTCGTGGCCCGAACGCGAACGAGGATTTGCCCGGGGCCTGGGGTGGGCTCTGGTCGCTCGATCCACTCGAGCACCTCCGGTCCGCCGAACCGCCGATGGAACGAGACCTTCATCGGGGCAGTTCCTTGCGCGCCGCCCGCGCAGAGGAGAGACCGAACCCTTGGCGGACGAGCGCTCGCCAAGCGGTCTCGGGCAGCATCGCGTGGAGCGCCAGCAGCGCAGCGGCGTTGGAGGCACGGTAACGCAGGCGGTCGGATGAGTCGTTGGCAGCAGCGAAGATCGTTTTGGCTGCGGCCTCTGGGCGCGCCGAGCGCTCCTGGCCGCGCTCCATCGTTTCCTGCACCGCGCGCGCCTCACGCTCGTAGGCGACATG
Protein-coding sequences here:
- a CDS encoding NAD(P)-dependent alcohol dehydrogenase, which codes for MKVSFHRRFGGPEVLEWIERPEPTPGPGQILVRVRATTVSAADWRALTNTFPGGVRLVAGARFGYFTPRHTVLGNDFAGVVTALGPGTTRFDVGDAVVGQTGLRFGTHAEYVLVPEARGLAKKPENLSFEEAASLPFGGVTSLSFLAAAKLAPGAEVLVNGATGAVGSAAVQISKHLGARVTAVCRTEHTELAKTLGADEVVDYTRDDFAKVGRSWEVILDTAGTATYGRVKSVLRPNGRLLLVNGTLADGLRAPWVAMTSDKRIVVAGAAPVEDPMEQLVRLADRGALRPTVGRVLAFAQIADAYREVASGHKLGSTVLSVG
- the dpdJ gene encoding protein DpdJ, with protein sequence MSRDARQHHGLEFLGELERAEAALLSWGIVDSYFTREELLQNASSFLSKNPSAGFNTPDELLAWLEEKRLLWNVPNHAEAGQYRSRMAETLRLLARLRQIFPGDPQKRWRSAKPLVADFRLLLRPRAFPARTLEPQKVLDELKGLSERQQAVLRALLRIDSKEPMRLAGFQLAATKSILSRAASRRASGTIVCAGTGSGKTHAFYLPAFTAMSSWIDGHPWTKCMALYPRNELLKDQLRESLGQVARINPVLSKDKSACLSIGVLYGDVPWDAEDLSTEALRNKKYMDAWEPVAEKNALRCPLSDCPQCRHRLLWALSDIHHGTERLSCESCGFTLGPQSLRITRKRMIAEPPDLLFTTTEMLNRRMATFGKLFGFGVPEEQLPRLVLLDEVHTYEGIHGAQVALLLRRWQKLTGAKPHFVGLSATLADPERFFADLTGVKRGEVVAAIPEPSEFIYKGMEYLVALRGDPVSGASLLSTSIQTVMLMRRALEPTGSTPEAYGSKVFAFTDNLDVNNRLFFDTQDAEGWKRSGEPNKRSPWGSLATLRARAHPEHTARLADGQSWDIAEWIGHSLAPGARVPVERVSSLDRGIDRKAEIVVATSSLEVGFDDPHVGAVVQHKAPLSSAAFLQRKGRAGRSHVMRPWTLVVLSDFGRDRTAYRSYEQLFSPELPPRSLPIGNRHVLKMQATYVLLDWLSYTDRRIDPWSDLTAPSDGPEKQKRQQAAVKCLRALLEDQRERERFKGYLQDALHLDDSTAQALLWDPPRALLTSVIPTWLRQLERNWRVASTHLVESTEGFTKKVPLPEFIPATLFGDLNIPEVEILLKNRFRNRPEWMPIDQSLREFAPGHVSHRFSIEHIQQRNWIPVPRGGGSLRLEDFCGPEHALDLGRFPVPGAAEEVAVVRPLQLTTSEPPSEVLSSSNAFLQWLTALRPTADGLELDLPRHSQWRELITCLKVHTHALSQPVELTRYAPAINVSLKLEGGEEFEGKVTFERQAANGRMEPAALGFNAEVDALEIGLNLPEPLAPLCATDPELMRGLRPALFHHRLQEDERLDGLANRFQRDWLGDAYLSALALEALSSGSTLEQAQERLRGQEGVLLGKALDTLFMALPAGDNLTGEDDTDDEAPGNLLRSRRHQALVDLLDGPSVLAALNDAARVLWAPPDASWEPWLRRRVRATLGTACLGTLQLLCAQIDAGDLLLELDAEGAKDSSRIWLTEAALGGAAVIEAFLARYGEDPRRFFDLLESILAPSDFEEIDTQLRELLGRITGSRGPRDEALARAVEETRASGGHQALSQRSHALRRMLAERGFVVNQPVVAAIFARPLRPGSSLATDALLSRILADWDAEEARLGIELDLRLIASRESGNDTLEAALGYPEAVPGDRAAWRFSALMGLLWPRGSGIRAESMKTTNPYCSLPPTDRRLALMLLPRRHDEVRLEDPDWMETLTTQLVQHGSARLSGPVTEPERLREAILAVLIEPLDTYTLLVHPHVRGTRREQGRMAVLFDLPEAVQ